One genomic region from Pyrobaculum islandicum DSM 4184 encodes:
- a CDS encoding zinc ribbon domain-containing protein gives MSQVYRTLKIRIPWRLVEERPDVLDLAVRMHLAVEEYAKKLLKELTGQEELRLTAEELDRLLTPDRRELAVKIIDEVFPKYGLKRYFIDQAKFFWRDTAFWRAIPLNAQLRVENERDTSKAVFVDLESGVVRVRKLGIPPFAVKLKKGNVAWIRERLEEGARLKLAFLGVERRRGKEPTYGKLYVALVFAREATPVEPRALVVVDVNRLDHGVVVGLLVDGKIVKRKRLPDERAVKKLWKLHRKIGRLDARAARETDLTRRSFLESRARYLKSKRYRKIRAIVEQIASEIVKLAREHQAAIVVDTMDYETYIARKQSGESGDKKHLYDGLGQLRRRLKDLAQWYGLPYLEERLYSTVCPRCGAKMKREKKRIMCCPSCGFSDTRDNIPLLWAKRRYWEILQKIKQPVFSSVPAPLTLLTS, from the coding sequence ATGAGCCAAGTCTACAGGACGCTGAAGATCAGAATCCCCTGGCGGTTGGTCGAGGAGCGTCCAGACGTCCTTGACCTCGCCGTAAGGATGCACTTGGCCGTTGAGGAGTACGCCAAAAAGTTGTTGAAAGAGTTGACGGGGCAAGAGGAGCTCAGACTCACGGCGGAGGAGTTGGACAGACTCCTCACGCCAGACAGGCGTGAGTTAGCTGTCAAAATAATAGATGAGGTGTTTCCAAAGTACGGTCTCAAGAGGTACTTCATAGACCAAGCCAAGTTCTTCTGGCGTGATACGGCGTTTTGGCGAGCAATCCCATTGAACGCACAACTTAGGGTTGAAAACGAGAGAGATACGAGTAAGGCGGTCTTTGTCGACCTCGAGAGCGGCGTTGTTAGAGTAAGAAAACTCGGCATACCGCCTTTCGCCGTCAAGTTGAAGAAGGGCAACGTCGCTTGGATAAGAGAGAGACTAGAAGAGGGCGCCAGACTCAAGTTGGCGTTCCTCGGCGTAGAAAGGCGGAGGGGCAAGGAGCCGACTTATGGCAAGCTATATGTCGCCCTTGTCTTCGCCCGCGAAGCGACGCCGGTGGAGCCCAGGGCGCTTGTCGTTGTCGACGTAAACCGTCTTGACCACGGCGTCGTGGTGGGTCTCCTTGTGGACGGCAAGATTGTCAAGCGGAAGAGGCTCCCCGACGAGCGCGCGGTCAAAAAGTTGTGGAAGCTCCACAGGAAGATAGGCCGTCTCGATGCGCGAGCCGCAAGGGAGACGGATCTTACCAGAAGGAGTTTTCTCGAGAGTAGAGCGCGTTACCTCAAGTCCAAGCGTTATAGGAAGATAAGAGCCATTGTGGAGCAGATTGCAAGCGAAATCGTAAAATTGGCGAGAGAGCACCAAGCCGCCATAGTGGTAGACACGATGGACTACGAGACGTATATTGCGAGGAAGCAGAGTGGCGAAAGCGGCGATAAGAAGCACCTCTACGATGGATTAGGTCAGCTAAGGAGGAGGTTGAAAGACCTCGCCCAGTGGTATGGGTTGCCGTACCTCGAAGAGAGACTGTATAGCACGGTCTGTCCCCGTTGCGGAGCAAAGATGAAGAGAGAGAAGAAGCGCATAATGTGTTGTCCCTCTTGTGGATTTAGTGATACACGCGACAACATCCCGTTGTTGTGGGCCAAGAGGAGGTACTGGGAAATCCTCCAGAAGATAAAACAACCCGTTTTTTCCTCCGTCCCGGCACCCCTCACGCTTTTAACCTCGTAA